TATATAGAAAACACTTGTGGATATGTTGATAACTTTTGTGGATAATTTGTTTGTAAATGAAATGTAAAGGTGGATAACGTGTGAATATAACAATTGTATCAGTCGGAAAACTAAAAGAAAAGTACTTAAAAATGGGGATCGACGAATACGTAAAACGCCTAGGTGGCTACGCAAAAATGGACGTAATTGAAGTACCTGATGAAAAAGCACCTGAGCAGCTAAGTGATGCAGAAATGGAAATTGTGAAGAAAAAAGAAGGCGAACGCATCCTTTCCAAACTTAGCCCAGACACATACGTTATTGCCCTTGCGATAAACGGCAAAATGAAATCTTCTGAAGAAATGGCAGCAGATATCGAGTCATTAATGACCTATGGAAAAAGTAAAATTGCCTTTGTTATCGGTGGTTCTCTCGGTTTGCACGAAGATGTCCTCAAACGTGCCGACGAGAAACAATCATTTGGCAAGATGACCTTGCCTCACCAATTAATGAAGCTTGTATTGATTGAACAAATTTACCGAAGCTTTAGGATTATGAAGGGTGAACCGTACCATAAGTAAGTGCGGTTTTTAGTTTAAATGTAATATTGTGGTGGAATTTAGACTCACTCTAACGTACTATTTAAGTTGGGGTGATTATATGAATTTATTAAACAAAATAGAGATTTTAGATTTCATGAGAAAATCTGTTGCACCTTCATTAAGTGCGATTAAAAAGAAAAATATTAGAAATCAAGAAAAAACAAAAGAAATGAATCAAATATTAGATGTATTAAGGAACTCATTATTTGAAGAAATAGATATGTATTATAATAATGAAGTACACTACCCTAATAAAACTGCAGCAGCATTTTTAGTATATTATTGTTGGGTTATTGTTTCACTTGAATGTAGGAATACTTTATGGAATTATGAATCAATGGATCTTTCCCGTAGATCTGGAGAACTCTGGGAAAGTT
The genomic region above belongs to Lysinibacillus sp. FSL W8-0992 and contains:
- the rlmH gene encoding 23S rRNA (pseudouridine(1915)-N(3))-methyltransferase RlmH → MNITIVSVGKLKEKYLKMGIDEYVKRLGGYAKMDVIEVPDEKAPEQLSDAEMEIVKKKEGERILSKLSPDTYVIALAINGKMKSSEEMAADIESLMTYGKSKIAFVIGGSLGLHEDVLKRADEKQSFGKMTLPHQLMKLVLIEQIYRSFRIMKGEPYHK